The DNA region tcatttttatgaatagcatTTTGACAATATCATTTGtgagattttacaaaataaaaatcacacattttaagCTAAGTAGGTAATTTctggatacttcaaagtactataaaaaaactttgctcaataagttcagagagagactgatatgcctgttcaggacctctctgactacctacatactgaatattaaacatttgtactgtatagattaagagatttttcaaagtaaagtccaacatgtgtacaatcaaatcaCTTCATTTTTGGATATTTCAAAgatctataaaaacactttgctgaataagttcagagtgagactgatatgcctgtgttcaggacctttctgactacctacatactgaatattacagatttgaacagtatagattaagagatttttcaaagtaaattccAAAATTTtaactgtggaatagatcaagtcaggatatttcaaagttctataaaaaTACTGTgttcaataagttcagagagactgatatgcctgtgttcagatcctctctgactacctacaaaCTGAATATCGAACATATTTACTGTGAAACTGGAAGGGACAAGAGACATGaaatcatttttgtattttattacaatattaGAATTTGTACATATCTTCCTCTTCatatgtatttcattttttaaatttataacATAAATACTCCAAGAGTAGaataacaaaaaagtaaaatataaaacaactcaattaagaaaaaaataaaggaaaataagTAATACCTGACTCAGGGACAGAAGCTCaaggaatgtttttttcttttctttgtaaaaCAAAGGTTACACAACATGGCAGAGTCATCAGAGTTCCGTCACTCTTGGCTTTGATAAGTTATTCCATAACAATGTTtttcatgtcaaaataaaacaaaacccaCTCTTTGAAAAGGAAACATTTAGGACAATGAAGTTTGTCGTTGTTGGCTTTGGTTATAAACGTTAAAGTTAGCACACGTTCAAGTTCCCATGAAGTGAGGACATCATTTAAACCAACCAAAACAATTACCCCTAGACAGTACATATTTTCCCTGCCCATAAATAACCATATGATCACTACACTGATCTGCATTCTTAGTAACCttcacaaaacacatgcaaaaataaatacactgcATGAACTCTGGTGCGAACCCCTTAGATGCTCAGCTCATGCAAACTCCAGGGTCTTGTCTTTTTAAACTCCAGATCATCTCTGATCATCTCTGACCACTGACGAGTCATCAGCTCACTCATGTGACCTGATGAAACGGGTCAAACATGTATGAGATGAACAGACTCTGAAACAACTTGATTTGGGGATATTTCCCAATAGAAATTATGATAAAGGATGTCCTCTGTCGTCTAAAAATCTGGATTATTTCAAATGAAGATATGGCGATCAATAACCAATAATGGATTCTTATGTGAGTTGTGGCTGAGATCGAACATCCATGCTGAAAATGGACAAAGCTTCAAATATCAATGAAAAATTCATCATAATAAGTTTAGACCAAATCAACTGCTACATAAAACATTCATCGACACATCATGTCAAGCAGTGCTGTGAGGTGTAGTTAAATCAAAACTAGAGACATGCAcagtaaaagatgaaaaaacgtagaaaaaagGACTATCGGTGTATTATAGAAAATTAAGTTAtgacagtatatatatatacatatatatatatgcatgttgacctttataattaaaaaataaacacttgcaCCAGGAAAGCGTGCTTATAAAAAAATCTGAGCAGGTCACCAGTCCTTGTTGATGTAAACCTCATATAAGACctcatgtaaaaaaataaaaaataatagtcAAACAAATCCCCTGCGATCATGTGGCTAAATAAAGTTCAGGTACGTGAACTAACCCTCAAACTAAAGACTGattcattcaaacaaacatcagatctggccatttttaatcatttcattctttttgacagaaaacagcagagtggaggagggtGGAGTGTTTTGCAGCAGCGGTGCAGTAAATGTCAGACCCTGTGGAGGATAAAGACAGTTGATGAGCTGCAAATGTCAGACCGTCTTACCACCTACTCACAGGTCCCTGATGATGCCGAGCGGGGTTTGGGGGGGAGACATGTAGGGATGTCAATGTTCTCGAGAGGAATTAAGGTTTCCTGtcgtgttttttatttttcatcccaGTGATAGAGAGAAACGTACGTGGTGTGACAGGTGTCCTGTGTTAATAGGCATCTTTCTGAGAGTGCATCTGATCCTGGATCCTCAGCAGCATCTCCTGCATCCGCCGtaactgagaggagagagaagacaagTGTTAGGATCCACTGTTACAgtcgttgtgtttgtgtgtcaacagTCTGGACACGTCAACAGGCTCTGCTGCCTTTTATACACACTAATTACTCACACATGACTGCACAGACAACAAATCAATGACCAGCAGGAGATGAGTCTGTTCTGTTTAGATCACGTGACCTCTGCTGTCAAACGAAAGGAAACACAGCCCCCCCTTCACCTACTGAATATTCAATATTACATATGCTGCATATATACTTTATTAGTTAGTTGATTATCTacttctttctttaaaaaaaatgtctcaattATTTTGATATAGATTTATCATATGAGGTTTCATAAAACTTGCAAAAGTTAAGTGACACAATCATTGActgcttttttaattttagttGTCAGCTTTTGTTTGGTTCCGTTTGTGTAGTAAAGGATGAGAGCCGACAACTATTTCCTCAGTCCAGACACATGTTGAGACTGTTAACTTTGTTTAGCCACAGTTGAACTGTtcattacacaaaaaataaagaaacaactgaagacaaataaactctttatttgacaaaataaataagaatagtAAGGAATTGAATGGGAAAAAAGGGGGAAGGAGACCAACACCATGTAAAACGATGTATGCCAGCTCAGTTTGTATTCAAAACCTAAATTTAGAAATCTAAAAAGAATAACATTTCCAATAATAAAACTCTTTCTACCATGTGCATATAAtgttacaaaaataattaaataatatttcataCTAAGCcctttgagacaaattgtgattcgtgaatataataataatgtaatttattgaCACTAttgtaatgtatttaaatataatttctaGGAACTGAAAATAATTCTGTCAACTACTAACAAAACTCCCTCAAAAATTTGCCCCATACTGCCATTATTGAACTAgctaatttttttaaataatttatgaaGCAAAGTCAAAAAGAAGAGCCGCCCCCTTAAATGTGGGATTATGAAATGTCTTAGTGCAGGGTTTGACCTAAGGATGTAAAAATTGGACAATAGTTTAAAATCGAATAACCTATTTACGACTAATATGTGTGCTGGCGTCTGCTTACTTGGTAAATGTCTCACTTTAGGATGTGTCTAGCAAAACATATTCAGCACTTCAGGGATTTCAGGATAAGTGTTGGTCAAAATGAGTTACCTGGATGTAGGTGAACAGGCATAGCCACTAGAGGGCGCAGCACATaggaaaaataactaatttagtCTCTTTTGCTTCTACCAACAGTTCAGAGGTCCAGAGGCTGAGTGAGGACGGGGAAGGAGACAGGTTTGGATgtttaaatatacttttacattGTGTAAACACTTATTCATGTTTTTGAAGCTGCTCATTGTCAGCTTCAAAAACATGACGCGAGTGTGCTTCACATAAAGATTAAAGATCATTGAGTGACACTTAGAGAGCTTCATCTTTTAAGAGATGTAACTGTGTCTCTGGCTCGGGCTGAGAGTGTGAGTGCCCGTGCTGCTCAGAGCCGGGCTCAGACTTATGGTCGTGACCATGTGACTCCGGGTGGTCATGGGCAGCGTGCCGTAcctcctcatctttctctcGGATGAGTTTTTCCGTCTCGCTGTCCATCCCCCCGGTCAACGCGGGGATGGGGAAGTCTGTGCCACTCTCCCGGGTTAGTTTGCTGCAGAGGGATTCAAGATGTAGAGAAGTTCAACATTCAATATTCACAGAAGGGTTTTTGCAAGAGGaagtattttcattttctgtgttaATATCAAGACGAATCCCAGTTTCGATTTAACAACATTTACTGCAGATCACATGACAGTACATCTCATTTAGCGGACGCTTTTacccaaagcgacttacaaaaagtgcattcaaccatgagggtacatacccagaacaacaagaatcaagaaagtataattttcttcaagaaagccaaagtACAAAGTGCTATAGGTAAGTGCCAAATAATTGGTACGAAAGCTGTActtaattgaattattttttattcaagatatagtcagaagagatgtgtttttagtttgtggcGAAAGATGTGTCGACTTTCTGCCgtcctgatgtcattggggagctcgTTCAACCATTTAGGAGCCACAGCAGATGTCACTGGGTGGAGCCCGTTCTCACCTTAGACAGACATGACAGATCTCTGAGTGAAGCCAAACAATCTCACACTCATTGGTACAACTCAAATCTGCTGTGGACACTCATCTATTATCAGCGGCTGAGCAACTGCAGATATCTGAATGTATCTGTGAGGATAATTATGCTGCAGAATGAACCCGTCACCATTAAATACATTGAAAaacctgaatgtgtgtgtgtgtgtgctgtagtGCGAGCGTACTTGCGGTTGCGTTCCTTCACCACCATGCGGGTCATGCTCTGGATGCACTGGGCTCTGTAGTTCTCGTAGTGGGTCTCCCGGGTCACGTCCTTCAGATCTTGCATGTGCGAGCGGACGAGCATGTTCCTCAGCTTCACAAAGTCACAGTGCGCCGAGTTCTCCACTGCAGATCACAGCACGCGGATCAGTGTCAACAACATGTTCACCTCTCTTCAAAAACTGCTAATACTGAGTCTCTCCGGCCATGCAAGCAACCGGGAGTAGAAATGTTAAAACGCTTAGGTtcagtgaacacacaaacacacacaatgctaaaTCTGATCGTTACAGTTGTTTTCATCCATTCATGCTGTCACGAGAAATCACACTTTAACTTGTGATATTCCttgagagtgtgtgtacctTCTACGATGCCCCAGGGATACAGGCGGCCCCTCACCCGCTTCCCTTTGGCCTCCACCACTGTGTTGCTGCCGATTACAGCGAAGGGAATACTTTCCTTGAGGGGACAACAGACATTAGACAGAAGGTTAAAAGGGGTTTTCAAAACAATCTGGcagtggaggaagaggtgatAGGTGCTTTCATGGAGGTTTTGGTTCATCTTTCCACACTTTCCTTTTTGGTGTCTTTGTCATGTTCTCTCCAACATTGTTCCTTTTCCTCCTAACTTACTTCTTAACTTCCCAACTAGCCATTACTCTTAGACAATGGACTATACATTTATCAGCGGCTTTTCAAGGACAGAAGATTAACTGTTACTTTATGGCTTATGATTTTAACTACAGAGGTTGTGTATTCTATGgcatattcattttaaaatcttcTTTGACGTGTTCGGGAAAATAAAAGGGGAATAATTTTTGTTCAAATCCAGATCAGGAGCAGgattccaggattttttttcccgCTTTCTATTATATTGCAAGATAAAgtgtttttcaatgttttcactgttttctcagagaacaattcTATAAGTGTGTGaaacttggtgcagcttgattgaatttaaggggacaaTTGGGCCTTGCTGGAGTTATGCGCTCTACTGACTGTGTCATGTGCAGATGTTTTCAGTTGCAACAACTCCAGTTCACACTTGGTTGTTTACTTACTAATGTACATGTCCCCCTGATCAGGTACCAACGTCAGACTGCAGAAAAGACAATTGGGAAAAAGAAGACACAGGCAGTGGGCATCTCTGACTCTCACCTTCAGTTCCTGGTCCTGCTGCTTAAAGTCCTCGTCTTCGTCAGAGTCACAGTCAGGAAACTGGTAAATCTTGATACCGTACTGCTCAATCTCCTCTCTGATCTGCAAGAACAAAACAGTGAATGATACCATCAGTGACGATACATGCAGAGACTCAATAATCTTTCTCATAAAGAACCATACATGTATATGTGCTATTTGAACCATACAAATACATCTGCTCTGCTATGTCTGTTCATTTGGGGGCTAAAACACATGTACAGATCAAGTTAATCTCCTaccttgtatttctttttcttcacctCACTCGGGGTGAGTGTGTCAGCTTTGGCCAAAATAGGGACGATGTTGACCTTCTCATGCAGAGCTTTCATAAATTCCACATCCAAAGGTCGAAGGCTACAAGAGACACACCAGATACGCAATGAAACACAATTCTTCCTCTAATGTGAATAAAATAGGACCTTTAACACTGAAATTTTGACTTGATTCTCATCCTCACAATTTCCTTCTCCATatgcacaatgaaaacaaatgcatcttttctgtttttaaacacaatgttttcatcGTGTTGGTCGATTGATCAGTGGTGCCACAGGTTTAGCTTCATCACTGAGTGCTATCTGATGAGTAATGACTGAGGCTCGTCAGCAGAGGGAGCCTTTCCTCCATCAGTGTGTCTGAAACATGTACTGCAGCATCACTTGCAGCTTTGTGGCACATTAGCTCCTTAATGAGCACAGTCAAAGTGGAACAGTGTATGTTAAAAGCACCACATCAGCACTCAGCACAAACAATTGATTAGAGCTAAAGCGCTGCAGCAGATTTAAGTTcacctgaaggcagcagagcACCGCTTTAACGCTGGAGAAGAGCATTAACAATTTATCGTGCAGAATGTACAATAAGTGAATAGAGATTTACAGTAGAGTTAGGTGGCTGCGTGTGGAGGCTGATTAAGATATAAGCACAGGAGATTCCATACTGCGATAAAGGGGGGAATGTTCTCCATTAAAACAGATCGATGGGAGAAACCACTGCTGGTTTGTCGTACCCATGACCGAAGGGTGAGATGAAGTACAGGCAGCAGTGCACACGGTTGTCCTGGATGTTCTTGCGGTTGAGGCCACTCTCGTCCCTGAAGTATTGCTCGAACTGCTGGTCGATGTAGTCAGTCACTGACTTCCAGctacgacacaaacacacacacacagggtcactCTCTGAGGCCACAGCTGCACGATGGCACATGACTCTCTAACCACAGTAAGAGCTCAAATAAGGCTAGCCAGCTGTACTCTGGGAGGATTCACAGGTCAACTGAAACAGTTGGAATCCATTCGTACCATTCAGTGTTGTTGACAGCGTCTCCAAACCCAGGCGTGTCCACGATGGTGAGTTTGAGTTTCACACCTTTCTCTTCTATATCCACCGTGTGTTTGGTGATTTCTACAGTTTGTGTGATTCGCTCTAGAGAACAGAAACAAGCAGGCCACTATTTTTAATATGAGCCACAGCATGTTGTAGAATAAATAtctattaaacaaaaacaaacacacaaataaaagaaaacaaaatatagtCACCTTCAGCGTTGAGCAGTTTCCTATCTTTGTAAAGATCTGTGAGAAACAGGCTGTTGACCAGAGTGGACTTTCCCAGGCCAGACTCCCCTTCAAACAAAGAACAACACAGACTGACGTTAAGACTGTGTGATTACCAGTCTCTTCAAATTTGAGGCCTGGGCTTAAGATCAAATGTCTGCTAATGTGAAGCCGAGGATTTACCTGCCACCATGAGCGTGAAGTCAAATCCCTTCTTGACGGACTTGCGATGCACCTGGTTTGGCAACGTTGCAAAACCAACGTATTCCTTGTCCTGGTCCTGAAAGTGGAGACGAAGATATGAAAATACATCAGGGAAGCACACATCAACCACTCCAAAATGGAAGGTTCCATTCACAGTGTATGAACTTTCCCACAGTAACAGAGAACAACACAGGAGCGGAAAGCAACGCTGTTATCTCAGAGCATCAAACTCAACCCGTACAACCAAAAGAAAATACGCACAAATCGACATATagtatttaaaacaatttcGCACAAGCGTTGTCACCATCATCAGTCTGAAGATGAAAAGGTcaacacacatcacagcacAACATCATCCTCTCTGGGTTTCACAGCCAGACCTGCTTCATGTTACCTCATTATTGTTGTATGGGTCAAATCGACCCCAGGGGCTCTTGGGCCTGGACGTACCAACAGGAGACGGTAAGTCAAACTCCACactcctgctctgctgcaaacTGGGGTCTGAACCTGAATCCGACTGGGCCCTGCCTGCCACAGGGGGACGCAAATAAGACGGGGTATGGGGACGGTCTTCGCCCTCAGCTTCCCTGTCAACATCATGATTCTCAGGGGCCTGATGGTGATGTTCGTGCTCAAACTCATGGTGCTCATGGTCCTCATGGTGGGGGTCAAGGTGGTGGTCATGGTGGTGGTCATGGTGGCGGTCATGGTGGTGGTCATGGTGGTGGTGGCCGTGCCCTCCTTGTTGGTGAGGGTCTTGCATAATGTTCTCTACCTCTGAGTCATCTGAAAGGCTTGAATGCTGGAGAGGTATGGTGGTGGAAGGGAGTGGATTAGGTGGTGCAGAGGAACAGGTGGAAAGAAACAGAGGTTGGAGGCAGAGATGGACAGTTTTTCTCTTGAATAGGTTTGGAttattcatcttcttttttatccaaacttgtttttcttttgtcatgaTGTGAAATAACTTTGCTCAACTCCTGCTGTTTTGACTGTCCGATATAAATAAGTCTGTTCTGACTTATTCACATTGAGAACAAAAACACTGTCTGTTGCTGCATTTCTGTAAAGCTAACGTAGAGTGAGTCGTAATACTCAGTCATAAATTGAATTGTACTTTTACAGAAGCAGAGAGTACATCCTACATAAAGGGTTGTACATCTCCTGACCACTTCACAGTAAATCGAATAAAAAGATACACAGCTGAAGTGTAagctactgtgcagactccaGTTACACCAGCTCTCCCAGTCCCTCATGCTGAAGTCTCCCTGCCATTCGAGCACAAAGATAAATAATGCAGTGACCCTCTGCAGGCAATAAGGCCTTGTATAATGCAGCTGTAGGGCCACACTGTGACTGCACTCATGTTAGGATCCTGCCCTATTCATTAACTGAGGGGaagaaagaagatgaaaaatacCTAAAGGCTCAACAGATACAGTTAAGTTGAgaagttttaaataattttaatctTAAATCTAACTGCAGTATGTTTGCTGTGagctaattaattaaataagaCTATTGGGAGTAAAGTGGATAATTTGTGGGTTTTGAGGGACATCTACAGTACCTGCTCAACATCATGGTCCCTGCCGTGATTGGGGGAGGCAGGACAGGAGCCCTGCTCGTCTGATGAAGAGTGAGCCTCGTGGTCACTGTCGGCCATTGCAACTGGGGCGACAGTGCACTCTAAAATCTCCAACCAGCAAGCGATGTGTAGAGGTTTAGGAGTGGATGGAAAAAAGTGACGAGTGGGTTAGGAGAAGGTGGGTGAAGGACCCCGAGAAAGCCGCCATGAGGAAATCAGGTgcgtgaggtggaggagaccggagtgaaaacaagcaggaagatggaaaaaatgaaataaagattaGATAAAGGCAAAGTAATGACATAGAACACAACATACCATTTCCTCTGGTAAATGGTATGAATGCAGAGCAGATGCAAAGAGTGTTTGGGTGAGTAGTGAGATGATTGACCGATGCATAATGGCATTTTGAGGGCAGTTGTCTACACAATCTATAATATAATGTTACTGCTCCAGCCTGGCCTCGTGCCACTACAGCACTGCCTAATGTTATTAGTTCTTCTCATATCGTCCTTGTTCATGTTCCAGGCACCACCACCACTTGTGCCATGCAGCTGATGTCAGCGCCAGAAGAT from Platichthys flesus chromosome 4, fPlaFle2.1, whole genome shotgun sequence includes:
- the septin4b gene encoding septin 4b isoform X2 encodes the protein MADSDHEAHSSSDEQGSCPASPNHGRDHDVEQHSSLSDDSEVENIMQDPHQQGGHGHHHHDHHHDRHHDHHHDHHLDPHHEDHEHHEFEHEHHHQAPENHDVDREAEGEDRPHTPSYLRPPVAGRAQSDSGSDPSLQQSRSVEFDLPSPVGTSRPKSPWGRFDPYNNNEDQDKEYVGFATLPNQVHRKSVKKGFDFTLMVAGESGLGKSTLVNSLFLTDLYKDRKLLNAEERITQTVEITKHTVDIEEKGVKLKLTIVDTPGFGDAVNNTECWKSVTDYIDQQFEQYFRDESGLNRKNIQDNRVHCCLYFISPFGHGLRPLDVEFMKALHEKVNIVPILAKADTLTPSEVKKKKYKIREEIEQYGIKIYQFPDCDSDEDEDFKQQDQELKESIPFAVIGSNTVVEAKGKRVRGRLYPWGIVEVENSAHCDFVKLRNMLVRSHMQDLKDVTRETHYENYRAQCIQSMTRMVVKERNRNKLTRESGTDFPIPALTGGMDSETEKLIREKDEELRRMQEMLLRIQDQMHSQKDAY
- the septin4b gene encoding septin 4b isoform X1 is translated as MADSDHEAHSSSDEQGSCPASPNHGRDHDVEQHSSLSDDSEVENIMQDPHQQGGHGHHHHDHHHDRHHDHHHDHHLDPHHEDHEHHEFEHEHHHQAPENHDVDREAEGEDRPHTPSYLRPPVAGRAQSDSGSDPSLQQSRSVEFDLPSPVGTSRPKSPWGRFDPYNNNEDQDKEYVGFATLPNQVHRKSVKKGFDFTLMVAGESGLGKSTLVNSLFLTDLYKDRKLLNAEERITQTVEITKHTVDIEEKGVKLKLTIVDTPGFGDAVNNTECWKSVTDYIDQQFEQYFRDESGLNRKNIQDNRVHCCLYFISPFGHGLRPLDVEFMKALHEKVNIVPILAKADTLTPSEVKKKKYKIREEIEQYGIKIYQFPDCDSDEDEDFKQQDQELKESIPFAVIGSNTVVEAKGKRVRGRLYPWGIVEVENSAHCDFVKLRNMLVRSHMQDLKDVTRETHYENYRAQCIQSMTRMVVKERNRNKLTRESGTDFPIPALTGGMDSETEKLIREKDEEVRHAAHDHPESHGHDHKSEPGSEQHGHSHSQPEPETQLHLLKDEAL
- the septin4b gene encoding septin 4b isoform X4 — its product is MAAHIEMNSDTEDQDKEYVGFATLPNQVHRKSVKKGFDFTLMVAGESGLGKSTLVNSLFLTDLYKDRKLLNAEERITQTVEITKHTVDIEEKGVKLKLTIVDTPGFGDAVNNTECWKSVTDYIDQQFEQYFRDESGLNRKNIQDNRVHCCLYFISPFGHGLRPLDVEFMKALHEKVNIVPILAKADTLTPSEVKKKKYKIREEIEQYGIKIYQFPDCDSDEDEDFKQQDQELKESIPFAVIGSNTVVEAKGKRVRGRLYPWGIVEVENSAHCDFVKLRNMLVRSHMQDLKDVTRETHYENYRAQCIQSMTRMVVKERNRNKLTRESGTDFPIPALTGGMDSETEKLIREKDEEVRHAAHDHPESHGHDHKSEPGSEQHGHSHSQPEPETQLHLLKDEAL
- the septin4b gene encoding septin 4b isoform X3, which produces MADSDHEAHSSSDEQGSCPASPNHGRDHDVEQHSSLSDDSEVENIMQDPHQQGGHGHHHHDHHHDRHHDHHHDHHLDPHHEDHEHHEFEHEHHHQAPENHDVDREAEGEDRPHTPSYLRPPVAGRAQSDSGSDPSLQQSRSVEFDLPSPVGTSRPKSPWGRFDPYNNNEDQDKEYVGFATLPNQVHRKSVKKGFDFTLMVAGESGLGKSTLVNSLFLTDLYKDRKLLNAEERITQTVEITKHTVDIEEKGVKLKLTIVDTPGFGDAVNNTECWKSVTDYIDQQFEQYFRDESGLNRKNIQDNRVHCCLYFISPFGHGLRPLDVEFMKALHEKVNIVPILAKADTLTPSEVKKKKYKIREEIEQYGIKIYQFPDCDSDEDEDFKQQDQELKESIPFAVIGSNTVVEAKGKRVRGRLYPWGIVEVENSAHCDFVKLRNMLVRSHMQDLKDVTRETHYENYRAQCIQSMTRMVVKERNRK